The following coding sequences lie in one Eschrichtius robustus isolate mEscRob2 unplaced genomic scaffold, mEscRob2.pri scaffold_834, whole genome shotgun sequence genomic window:
- the LOC137758396 gene encoding nuclear RNA export factor 5-like gives MDVSNKICDEESRKIPVFVSPSAVPYSVQYKLKPEEMEQLKLTLIKRFNVSKQALDLQRLCVDPDLVGHDIDIILNRRNCMAATLQIIKKNFPELLSLNLSSNKLYQLDGLSDIIQMAPTVKILNLSKNELKSVWELRKIKGLKLEELWLQGNPLCGTFPDQSTYVRSV, from the exons ATGGATGTCAGCAACAAGATTTGTGACGAGGAGAGCCGAAAG ATACCTGTGTTTGTCAGCCCGTCCGCTGTTCCCTACTCTGTGCAGTATAAGTTGAAGCCAGAAGAAATGGAGCAGCTAAAG CTGACCTTGATCAAACGATTTAATGTCTCCAAGCAAGCTCTTGACCTCCAGAGGCTCTGCGTTGACCCAG ACTTGGTGGGCCATGATATTGATATAATTCTGAATCGAAGAAACTGCATGGCTGCCACCCTGCAGATCATCAAAAAGAATTTCCCTGAG CTGTTGTCCTTGAACTTGAGCAGCAACAAACTGTACCAGCTGGATGGCCTGTCTGACATTATACAGATGGCCCCCACGGTCAAGATCCTGAACCTCTCCAAAAATGAG CTGAAGTCTGTGTGGGAGTTGAGGAAGATTAAAGGGCTGAAGCTTGAAGAGCTGTGGCTGCAAGGGAACCCATTGTGTGGCACCTTCCCAGACCAGTCCACCTATGTAAGGTCAGTGTGA